Proteins from a single region of Neosynechococcus sphagnicola sy1:
- the crcB gene encoding fluoride efflux transporter CrcB, whose translation MHLKQLLMGLMGVVASNAERPDVRAAVAVSLGAVPGALSRYYLGLWFAQRFGTSFPYGTFFINLTGCFVMGFFATLALERVVTIGPELRLMFAVGFLGAYTTFSTYGLDTVYLLRTGNSGLALLYWAGSAVLGVVGVQLGVILARWWP comes from the coding sequence ATGCACTTAAAGCAACTGTTGATGGGGCTGATGGGTGTTGTTGCTAGCAACGCCGAGCGTCCCGATGTGCGAGCTGCTGTGGCAGTTAGTTTGGGGGCAGTTCCTGGAGCTTTAAGTCGCTATTACTTGGGACTCTGGTTCGCTCAACGCTTTGGTACGAGCTTTCCCTATGGCACCTTTTTTATTAATTTGACTGGCTGCTTCGTCATGGGCTTTTTTGCCACCCTGGCGCTAGAGCGAGTCGTGACCATTGGCCCTGAGTTGCGGCTAATGTTCGCAGTGGGTTTTTTGGGGGCTTACACCACCTTTTCCACCTACGGTCTGGATACAGTTTACTTGTTGCGAACCGGTAACTCGGGGTTAGCCCTCCTCTACTGGGCTGGAAGTGCGGTGTTGGGAGTGGTCGGGGTGCAGTTAGGGGTGATCTTGGCTCGCTGGTGGCCCTAG